The genomic segment CATTATATAGAGACATTGGAAATCTTCAAGAAGATAATAATGAGAAAAAAGATAAGATTAGGAATTATGCTCAGAATGATAAAAAGAATGATAAGATCCTTGATGATATGAAAAATCAAATTAGTGATTATAAATCATTTATTGGATCAAATAACGTAGAGGGACCAGGAATTATACTTAAGATAAATGATGGAACTACAAATGCTCTTGAAGAAAATACAGATGAAATAAATAATAAGCTTTTACATGATAATGATATGGCTCTTGTTTTGAATGAACTTAGAGTGGCTGGAGCTGAGGCGATTAGTGTTAATAATCATAGAATACTTCCGTGGTCTGGAGTAATTTGCAACTGGGCATTCTTGGGGTTTGATGATGGTGGAATGGAGTATGCTCCTTTTAATATATATGCCATAGGAGATCCGGAGAAATTGAAGGCGGCTTTACTTGAAGATGGAAGCCATGTTAAACAATTAATGCTTAGAAAACTTTATGTTGATATTAAAGTTGTAGATAAAATAATCATGCCACCAACAACAGCAAATTCAAATGTAAAATATATGAGTAGAGATGAAAGTAAAAAATG from the Clostridium beijerinckii genome contains:
- a CDS encoding DUF881 domain-containing protein, whose protein sequence is MKNNKGFFFVFIATIILGVLISMNFNFKGIQSYSQLNATEYQNAVEERAALYRDIGNLQEDNNEKKDKIRNYAQNDKKNDKILDDMKNQISDYKSFIGSNNVEGPGIILKINDGTTNALEENTDEINNKLLHDNDMALVLNELRVAGAEAISVNNHRILPWSGVICNWAFLGFDDGGMEYAPFNIYAIGDPEKLKAALLEDGSHVKQLMLRKLYVDIKVVDKIIMPPTTANSNVKYMSRDESKK